CCTGCCCTCACTCACCAGGTGTGGTACAGCCTGACAAGTATAAGCCAGTGCCGGATGAACCCCCAAATCCCACAAACATTGAGGAGATACTAAAGAGGGTCCGAAGCAATGACAAGGAGCTGGAGGAGGTGAACCTGAATAATATACAGGTATTTGACTTGCATCCTCCAAACCATGACACCGGATAACCACCGACATCCGAGAGTCCCTTAGCCCACCATCTCCTATTCCCCTCTGGTAGGACATCCCAATACCCATGCTAAGTGAGCTGTGTGAGGCAATGAAGGCAAATACCTATGTGCGGAGCTTCAGTCTGGTAGCCACGAGGAGTGGTGACCCCATCGCCAATGTAAGGCTAGTTGACATCCCCAGCCCTCTCCCCACATCTTATATGCACCCCTTGCATGGTTGTCATAAAGGGTTTTGCTAAGGAGTGCTATTCTCATCATGCCTTCTTAGGGCAGCCCTCATGGAGACTCCTACCTTCAGTGCTATGGCTCATAACTCTCAACCCTCTCTAACACCCCCAGTCCCACTGCACATTCATCTCCCTGCTTTCCCCTGCTATCCGCCCTGCTTTCTGTATCCCTCTAGCTCCATTTACAGCTCCTGAAAGACTCTTCTCAAAGAGCTGTGTTTCCCTCTTGctcctgttctttctttcctcagtCATCTGTGAAACTGTTCCCTAATCCTAACCCAAGTCCCTACTACCCAGGCAGTGGCTGACATGTTGCGTGAGAATCGTAGCCTCCAGAGCCTAAACATCGAATCCAACTTCATTAGCAGCACAGGACTCATGGCTGTGCTGAAGGCAGTTCGGGAAAATGCCACACTCACTGAGCTCCGTGTAGACAATCAGGTCAGCATTCCCTTCCCCTGATGTTAGCATTCAGTCTCATTGAGTCTCCTCCCTGAGCCAGCCAGTGGGGCACCTATCTTACTTAATCTTGTTTGAATTCTCCTCTTCATTGTCTCTATGAGGGAAGCCAAGTCAGCATCTCTCTTCACCCACTGTGGAGAAACAAGCttctttgacctcccaaaggggTCTGTGCTCTGGGATGGTAAACAGCCCAGAGAGGGTGACTGTCAGCTTttgcctctccctcccccagcgcCAGTGGCCTGGTGATgcagtggagatggagatggCCACCGTGCTAGAGCAGTGTCCCTCTATTGTCCGCTTTGGCTACCACTTTACGCAGCAGGGGCCACGAGCTCGGGCAGCCCAGGCCATGACCCGAAACAATGAACTACGTGAGTAACTGCAGACATGATGTGTGGAGTTGGCAGGGAAGTGCAGAAATTGGTGGATCCTCCTGAAAGCAGACCTAATGACTAACAGCCCAGGGTGCTACCAAAGAGCTATTCATATGAGAAGTTCAAATCCCAAGAGTGATCAGAAGGTAGACAGAAAACTCCCCCTGCCCCAAATATGGACCAGTAGAGAGGTAGAAAGGATGCTAGAGATAATCATACTTGTTTAGAGGTATcgtaattttatttgtaatgtggtttcttcttttgttttgctaATGTGGGATGGGCCTGTAAGGTGGCCTAAGACACTACCAATTTATGAGTTTGGCTAAGGGACTGGAAAGGAGAAGAGTGCCTTTGCAGAAAGCAGGAGCTGGAAAAAATACTTACGTTTAATATTGCTCCTTTACAGGTCGCCAGCAAAAGAAGAGATAACACTGCATTTCCCTTTACCAACTAGAGCTGGGAGCACTGGACACTTAAATCCTCATCTGTCCTCCTTTCCTGTAAATAAAAGCCCTTCTATCCATTTTGCCTGCCTCCTTCCTTGGGCTTTGGGGTGAGAATCTTGGCGCTAACCCCCAAGGGTTACTGCCAGTTCACCAGGGGATTATTTATACTCTGGGGATCAGCAGGCAGAGAGGTTCAGGTTActaggaggaggtgggggagctCCCTCCCTTGGTGTTCCCCATAACCCTGCCAATGCCTTTCGACTCTTCTACTTTCACAGGGAACTTAGCCGCAGCCCTGTTTCCAGATGTGGCCAGGTCCCCCCAGTGCCTACCCGCAGTCCTCATGTGATTTGAAGGGGGAAAGGACTTTGAGTGGTAGTGGAGAAGCAGGCAGACAACATGAAGGGCAAAGACCTCTTTTTGACAGTCTTATTAATAGGGCACCAGGCTGATGCAGCTGACGCTTGGCATGGCTTTGGTAGAAGGTGGGGGAGGGGTTAGAAGTATGGATAgctgtggctgggcgcagtggctcacgcctgtaatcccagcactttgggaggccgaggggggcggatcacgaggtcaggagatcgagaccatcctggctaacacggtgaaaccccgtctctactaaaaatacaaaaaattagctgggcgtggtggcaggcgcctgtagtcccagctactcaggaggctgaggcaggagaaaggcgtgaacctggaaggcagagcttgcagtgagccgagatcgtgccactgcactccatcctgggcgacagagcaagactccgcctcaaaaaaaaaaaaaaaaaaaggagtatggAGAGCTATGTACGTCGCAGGTAAGGAGTAGCTGGAATGAGAATGAACAGATCTGAAATCCTGAGATCCAACAAGGAACCAGACTTAAGGAAAGTTAAGTTCTCAGCACCCATTGTAGTTTATTTGTGAATGAATGGGAAAAGGGTATCAGTCCAAGGGGAGATCAGGTGGTTCCTCCTCATCAGAGTCAAACTCAACATTTTCATCTTTTACCCATCGACCTCGTCCATCTGGGATCCATCCAGAGCTGGAAACATCAGAGAAAATAGCATCGATCAGGAAAGAGGCTTATTAAGAAGTTAGTGGtgaactcacacctgtaatcccagcactttgggaggccaaggcgggtggatcacttgaggtcaggagttcgagaccagcctgaccaacatagtgaaaccctgtctctaccaaaaaaaaaaaaaaaaaaaaaagttagcggTGAGAAAAAATTGAGAGCCATGTAAGTTGGGTggctaaaacaaaatgaaaccaaagaTAGAAAACAACAATAggagtccaggtgcagtggctcacacctgtaatcccaacactttaggaaaccgaggcaggcggatcacctgaggtcaggagtttgaggccagcctgaccaacatggagaaaccccgtctctactaaaaatacaaaattagccgggcgtagtggcacatgtctgtaatcccagctactcgggagcctgaggcaggagaactgcttgaaccaaggaggcggaggttgcagtgagccgagagcatgccattgcactccagcctgggcaacaagagcaaaactcccgtctcaaaaaaaaaaaaaggaaaaacaatagcTTTGAAACAAGAAGggtcagagaaaagagaaaatctgagGAAACTGATTAGGCACACTTACCTTCGAAGGGTGAGATAATGGTCCAGGGCTCGTCTTCTTGTGGGGCTCATGGGTGCAGGGACTGAGACAGTTGCTGACTCCTCGGCCTGTGGGCCAGCCCCAGGTTCAGGTTCCCTACTGATCTTCCCACTTTGGAGTTCGACCTCTGAGGGTGGCATAGGGGAAAGGGAGACAGAGGGACCAGGGGCTTCTGGTCTAGGTAGAGAAGAATAGTCTGTAAAAGCAGTAAGGGAAAGGGCCAACTCTCCTATGACTCCCAACCTCTTAAAACAGTACTTCTTAAACTATATTTCTGAAGATATTAATAAGTTCTGCATACAAAGGATTTTAGAATCATGAATTTGGGAAAGGCTAGCTTAAAATTTTACAAGTTTTTTTAATCTTAAGACTTTCTATAGCTTTTAAAACTGTTACTCTTCAAGTAAAATTACGAAGTGCCATTTcccaaactttatttaaaaatcacaaaattctccttttctttttctttcttttcttttttttgagatggagtctcactctgtcacccaggctggagtgaagtggtgtgaccgtagctcactgcaacctctgccttccggattcaagcaattctcccacctcagcctcttgtgtagctgggattacaggcacacaccacacacccagctaattttttatatttttggtagagacgggatttcaccatgttggccaggctggtctttaactcctgacctcaagtgatccacccacctcaacctccaaaagtgctgggattacaggcgtgagccaccgcgcccagccaaaattctCCTTTTCTTGAAACACTAAGTAACATCTCCAGAACACGAGTATTCCTCACAATACACACTGGAACTCTTTGAGAGCCATCTGTCTCCTTCTGAGCCTTCCTACCTCTGGCTTTCCCGTTCCATACCTGTACTTCCGGCGGCAGCAACTGTTATAGTGGGGAGTTCTGTGCAGAGCACTCTGAGTGATAAGTCGTGTCTGAGTTAGCAGAGGAGCCTGGTAAGGAGATGGGAGACAGAGTCAGAGCCTTCAGCCCTCCACACTTCCAGCCTGGTGTGTGCAGCAGGGTCTTGCCTAGAACACACTCTCCACTCTCTGATTACCTCAGCTTTGGTTTCTTCCCTTCTCAATTCATTCTGATGTCTTGGattctgctttctttcctttcccggCTGCTTCTTGCCATAGAAAAGCTGCAAGCCTGAGGAGAAAGggaaacagaatgaaaagcaTAGCACCAAGAGTGGTGTGCAGAGATTTCGAGGGTTTATTCCCGATCCCGTCTTCCCCCTAACTTACTGGACAGATGTTTCTTGCCTGCACGGTGGGCAGTCAGCATGGCCAGGGTGTCCAGTACCGGTCGATGGGGGCAGATGGCACAAGCAAAGCTGAGCAGGGGTAGAGAAGAGGATAACCGGTCCAGGGGAAGAGGGTTGGGCCCGTCCCTGCCATAAGCCCCACCCTGCCCTAGCAGTCTTTGCAAAACCCAACTCCCTGGTGACCCAATCTCCACTTCTTCCAGTCTTCACTGGCCGCCAAAGAATCCTAGGTACTCCTGCTGTCCTAATTAATAACAAAAGTTTGTtgaagccgggcgtggtggcatgcgcttgtaatcccagctaatcgcgACGCTGaggaggcaggatcacttgagccctagagttcgagggcagcctgggcaacaccgcgAGACCTCcgtttcaaaggaaaaaaaaaaaaaaagtctgttgagCCTCTAACCGCAGAACCCTCAGGCTTGAGCCACTCCTCGCTCTTACCGTCCATCCCGAAGCATCAGCGCCTCATCCTCTGGAATGTAACTGGCTAGGAGGTCCCCGACTCTTCTTTTCTGCAGGGAGTAGGGGAAGAAATCCGGACGGGATCACCGGGATAGGAGAGAGGGATGGAAGTGAAATTATAGAaatgaggagtgaaatggaataaggaCCCTGGGGAGAACAGCGATCATAGACCGAAAAAGGAGTCACTACACAGCTCTAAGTCGCCTGGTTCTCTCCTGCACCCCCGAGTTGTTGCCAGAGCAATGAAACAAAGCTCCTTCCCAACCTTCAGAGAGCGACTGAAGCGGCTCCAGATCCTCTCCGCTCACGCTTACTTTGAGCACATTGAGTTGACTCCAATCGTCTCCTTCCCTCTTGAAAGACATCCCGACTGTGAGTCCCAGAAGTGATAAATTTTCTTGTTCCGGTTTCTCCACTCCTCCAGGCCACCGTAGCAAGAGCGGGACAGCgccttctcctttttccttctcttcctgtcgGCCTCCGTACTTCCGGGGATGCATTTCCACGCATGCATTGCGCGATCCGGAAATCCACTCTCTGGTGCGCGGAGGGAACTGCATTTCCTATGGTGCCCTGCGACTCCGCAGACGCGGAGCCTTTTGGGAAATGAAGTCTTTTCTCAAAGGCCTTGCCGCTCAGCTGGATCCAGGCCCTTGCATCTTGGCGGATCTGAGGCGTTTGGCGGGACAAGAACCTAGAAGTGGAGCCAAAATTTGAGGGTGTGACCTGTCTTATGCGGAGCGGACCTTCGAGGATCTCTGAGTGGAAGGTGTACTACAAATTCTTGCAATCCTCACGCTCTTCGTCTGCGGCGACAGTTCACCTGGGGTGGGCCTGATTTGTTCCTGACTCTAGCAAACAAACCCCGGGACCGGGCAGAGCTGGGATGTTGGAGCGCCCTGAGGCCAGGCTACTTTGGGGCAAACTGAGGAAAGAGTGTTGAGGATTATTTCTAGAGTTCAAAGGTCAGAGGTCAATGTAGCGAGGAGTTGTGGGGGAGTCCAAAGTCGGAGGGGTGCTTAGGGGAGAATTAGGGAGGGACTGAATACTCAAGGGACAGATTTGTGGATAAGGAGCTTGGAGGGAGGAAAAACCGGGAGGGGGCAGATGGCGTAGTGCTGGGGAGGCGGGGACataggggaagagagagggggaaAGGAATCCCCTGAATATCCATTCCCAGACTTCAGGCCTGTCACTCGCAGTGTCGGTCGTACCTCCCCTAGTTGCAACTCTAGCTGTTGGCAGGGTGAAGAGATGGCTTCCCCGTCTAGACAGCCCCCGCCAGGGGGGTCAGGACTGCTTCAAGGGAGCCGGGCTCGTTCATATGGAAGCCTGGTGCAATCGGCCTGCTCCCCAGTGAGGGAAAGACGCCTGGAGCATCAGTTGGAGCCCGGAGACACCCTGGCTGGACTAGCACTCAAATATGGGGTGACGGTGAGTTTTCCAGGATTGGGGTGCAGACAACAGTCAGGAGGGATTTAGTCCTGAGAAGAATGTAGTGGCCCTTCTAGGTATCCTCCCCTGAAATGTTCCTAATGTGTTGCACTCTGTTCTGCCTTTATCTTTGTTTTCCCATCACAGTGTTGCACAAGTCCTGCCCTACTATTCCAATGGAGAGGAACAGCTCCTATTTTattatgccagacactgtgctggggGCTTCACATACGTTAGCTCATTTCACCCTCACATCTGTATCAAGTATACATTGATCGTTCTCTTttggcagatgaagaaactgagacttggatTGGTTAACCAGTTTGACTAAGGTCAAATAATGAGTGTCAGATTTGGGATTCAAACAGGTCTGTCTGATTCTATTAACCACACAGAAAATTTTACGTTGAGAGTGATTAAACGTTTACAGCAAATAATGGAGAGCTGATTTTTAGTTCTCAGTTCCTAAAGTGCCCACCTCTCCTTGCTCTTGGTTCCTCCTCAATGCTCTGCCTTCTTTCCAGTAAGGTGGCCTCCTCTGTGCAAAACAGGTACTCTACACCAAGTATTTCAGGTCATGCATGGGGGAAATTGGATAGATGTAAAAATGTACAGCATTGAAGTTGATGGGGTTACTCCCCCTATCCCCCTGTTTTCTTGTTCCATCTCACTCAAACAAATGTTGAATTTAGCCAACATTTTTATGCTTGCTGTATTTAAAGCACTGTGATAACTTTTCTGGGAGATAGAAACTTAAACTATATGCTTGCTGTCCTCATGTAATTTATGGCCTAATGAGAAATGAACAGGGACACAAATAATGATTACAAGTGACAGAATGTGGTGAGTTTGTAAAGGTATTAACAAAGaataggggccaggcacggtggctcaccgctgtaatcccagcactttgggaggcggaggcaagtggatcacctaaggttacgagtacgagaccagtctggccaacatggcgacaccctgtctcgactaaaaatacaaaaattagcccggcgtggttgtgctcacctgtaatcccagctactcaggaggctgaggcaggagaatcgcttgaacccaggatggggaggttgcgatgagctgagatcgcaccactgcactccagcactccagcctgggcaacagagtgagactctgtctcaaaaaaaaaaaaaaaaaaagttgggaaatCAGAAAAGATTAAATTTCAGTCAGAAAGGGGCTGTGGTGGGCCAggcgccagcactttgggagactgaggtgggtggattgcttgagctcgggagtacaggaccatcctgggcaatgtggtgaaaccccatctctacaacaaatacaaaaattagccgggcatggtggcatgtgcctgtaatctca
This portion of the Pongo abelii isolate AG06213 chromosome 1, NHGRI_mPonAbe1-v2.0_pri, whole genome shotgun sequence genome encodes:
- the SCNM1 gene encoding sodium channel modifier 1 encodes the protein MQFPPRTREWISGSRNACVEMHPRKYGGRQEEKEKGEGAVPLLLRWPGGVEKPEQENLSLLGLTVGMSFKREGDDWSQLNVLKKRRVGDLLASYIPEDEALMLRDGRFACAICPHRPVLDTLAMLTAHRAGKKHLSSLQLFYGKKQPGKERKQNPRHQNELRREETKAEAPLLTQTRLITQSALHRTPHYNSCCRRKYRPEAPGPSVSLSPMPPSEVELQSGKISREPEPGAGPQAEESATVSVPAPMSPTRRRALDHYLTLRSSGWIPDGRGRWVKDENVEFDSDEEEPPDLPLD
- the TMOD4 gene encoding tropomodulin-4, with the translated sequence MSSYQKELEKYRDIDEDEILRTLSPEELEQLDCELQEMDPENMLLPAGLRQRDQTKKSPTGPLDREALLQYLEQQALEVKERDDLVPFTGEKKGKPYIQPKREIPAEEQITLEPELEEALAHATDAEMCDIAAILDMYTLMSNKQYYDALCSGEICNTEGISSVVQPDKYKPVPDEPPNPTNIEEILKRVRSNDKELEEVNLNNIQDIPIPMLSELCEAMKANTYVRSFSLVATRSGDPIANAVADMLRENRSLQSLNIESNFISSTGLMAVLKAVRENATLTELRVDNQRQWPGDAVEMEMATVLEQCPSIVRFGYHFTQQGPRARAAQAMTRNNELRRQQKKR